Proteins encoded by one window of Synechococcus sp. MVIR-18-1:
- a CDS encoding nucleotidyltransferase substrate binding protein yields MAADIRWQQRFANYTRALEQLERFFEPPALNEREQQGLIKAFEYTFELAWNTLRDLLRSQGNESLLGSRDTLREAFRLELLQDGESWMLMIQDRNLTSHTYNRATADAIAANIQQHYLSCFQSLRTRLQIRLEKEAR; encoded by the coding sequence TTGGCAGCTGATATCCGCTGGCAGCAGCGCTTTGCGAATTACACGCGAGCCTTGGAGCAGCTCGAGCGTTTTTTTGAGCCGCCTGCGCTGAATGAGCGGGAGCAGCAAGGTTTGATCAAGGCCTTTGAATACACCTTTGAATTGGCCTGGAACACGCTCCGTGATCTGTTGCGCAGTCAAGGCAACGAAAGCTTGCTCGGATCCCGCGACACCTTGCGAGAAGCCTTCCGCCTTGAATTACTTCAAGACGGTGAGTCTTGGATGCTGATGATTCAAGACCGCAATCTCACCAGCCACACCTACAACCGCGCAACCGCAGATGCGATTGCCGCCAATATTCAGCAGCACTACCTCAGTTGTTTTCAGAGCTTGCGCACTCGCCTGCAGATCCGCTTAGAGAAAGAGGCACGCTGA
- a CDS encoding nucleotidyltransferase domain-containing protein produces MDSTSSEMAQTVVIPGISGPQQQRLLDVLIQQADVDAIWLFGSRAMGREGPGSDIDLCVDAARLSHQERLRLMAAIDDLLLPWTVDLALRHELPPDLLSHVQRVGRCLWTRTK; encoded by the coding sequence ATGGATTCCACGAGCAGTGAGATGGCCCAAACCGTCGTCATCCCAGGAATTTCCGGGCCTCAGCAACAGAGGTTGTTGGATGTATTGATCCAACAAGCCGATGTGGATGCCATCTGGTTGTTTGGTTCGCGGGCGATGGGCAGAGAAGGCCCTGGATCAGATATTGATTTGTGCGTCGATGCTGCTCGTCTAAGTCATCAGGAACGGCTGCGGCTCATGGCTGCTATTGATGATTTGTTGCTGCCCTGGACGGTGGATTTGGCGTTACGCCATGAGCTGCCCCCTGATCTTCTTTCCCACGTGCAGCGGGTGGGGCGCTGTCTCTGGACGAGGACGAAGTGA
- a CDS encoding AbrB/MazE/SpoVT family DNA-binding domain-containing protein, whose product MSLRSTITSRGQTVIPAAIRERFGLGPSQRLEWLVEEDGSIRVVPVAASPVQAFRGQSRKGGATARLLADRELDRNAER is encoded by the coding sequence TTGTCTTTGAGAAGCACGATCACCTCGCGAGGCCAGACCGTGATCCCGGCTGCGATTCGCGAGCGGTTTGGCTTAGGCCCGTCGCAACGCTTGGAGTGGCTTGTGGAAGAAGACGGTTCGATTCGAGTGGTGCCTGTGGCGGCATCTCCTGTGCAGGCCTTTCGCGGACAGAGCCGCAAGGGTGGAGCAACAGCGAGGCTGTTGGCGGATCGGGAGCTCGATCGAAACGCTGAACGGTGA
- a CDS encoding PIN domain-containing protein, translated as MPAFCLDTSAILTLRDDEPGAERVAMLLDGPDPCFACFITGMEVFYRVWKDEGEGSGRLAYEQLQSLPIAWVDQTEPLLLEASRIKALHRLSVADAWIAAAARLSRATLLHKDPEFEAITELDQSWLA; from the coding sequence ATGCCCGCTTTTTGCCTCGACACCTCAGCAATCCTGACCTTGCGAGACGACGAACCCGGTGCCGAGCGCGTCGCCATGCTGCTGGATGGACCTGATCCCTGTTTCGCCTGTTTCATCACGGGAATGGAGGTTTTCTACCGGGTTTGGAAAGACGAAGGAGAGGGGAGTGGGCGTCTTGCCTATGAACAGTTGCAATCGCTGCCAATCGCATGGGTTGATCAGACAGAACCCTTATTGCTGGAAGCCTCCCGGATCAAGGCGTTGCATCGGCTTTCCGTTGCTGATGCCTGGATCGCCGCAGCGGCTCGTCTCAGCCGAGCAACATTGCTGCATAAGGATCCGGAATTTGAGGCCATCACTGAGTTGGATCAGAGTTGGTTGGCCTGA
- a CDS encoding TA system VapC family ribonuclease toxin, with amino-acid sequence MSSNADLPDLNVWLALATPDHFHHQPALNYWEQQAAEQVHFCTVTALGLVRLLSQPKLMGPDVKTTHEASAILQSLCQQPGVSLAIPASDGWDVFHQLMREGDLSARLCTDAYLAALAISNGWRLVSFDRDFERFGDLQRLSLRSGG; translated from the coding sequence ATGAGCAGCAACGCAGATCTTCCGGATCTCAATGTGTGGCTGGCACTGGCAACCCCGGATCACTTTCATCATCAGCCAGCCCTGAACTACTGGGAGCAACAGGCTGCTGAGCAAGTGCACTTCTGCACGGTCACGGCCTTGGGCCTGGTGCGCCTGTTGAGCCAACCCAAGCTGATGGGCCCAGACGTTAAAACCACGCATGAGGCTTCTGCAATCCTTCAATCCTTGTGCCAACAACCAGGGGTAAGCCTCGCGATCCCAGCCAGCGATGGCTGGGATGTGTTCCACCAGCTGATGCGCGAGGGAGATCTCTCAGCCCGCCTTTGCACCGACGCCTACCTTGCAGCGCTGGCCATCAGCAACGGTTGGCGCCTGGTGAGCTTTGATCGCGACTTCGAACGTTTCGGCGATCTGCAGCGACTCTCACTCCGCTCAGGTGGGTAA
- a CDS encoding PIN domain-containing protein has translation MAEKQRFMLDTNAVRVLLERRSPQLDQWFAEDRCSVSAIVSAEIRFGLERRRLPEQRAALVQNLLEVLPVEAFDAPVSNVYGTLRFRLQQIGITVAAMDLLIASHALALERSLISDDQVFAQLPGLHLVQAS, from the coding sequence TTGGCCGAGAAGCAGCGCTTCATGCTCGACACCAATGCCGTTCGGGTGTTGTTGGAGCGTCGTTCGCCCCAGCTCGACCAATGGTTTGCCGAGGATCGCTGCAGTGTTTCGGCGATCGTGTCCGCTGAGATCCGCTTTGGTTTGGAGCGTCGTCGACTCCCTGAACAGCGAGCTGCGTTGGTACAAAACCTTCTCGAGGTTTTGCCGGTTGAAGCTTTTGATGCACCTGTCTCCAATGTCTATGGCACTTTGCGCTTTCGGTTGCAACAGATTGGGATCACCGTGGCAGCCATGGATCTATTGATTGCCTCCCACGCTTTGGCTTTGGAGCGCTCATTGATCAGTGATGACCAGGTGTTTGCTCAGCTGCCCGGCTTGCATCTCGTGCAGGCGAGTTGA